The window TCACGAGAGAAACCAATTTCCTATTATTTTTGCCCTCGCAAAATGTACAGTAGTACCACCATATCGCCTTTTCCACCCTGTATTACCATACAGAACTTATAACAAACTCACGTTTCCTCTGTGTCGTGCCTGCGTTGAAGAAAACATTGACCGTCCTCTCCACGGGAAAGTCTCTTGGTGTGGCCATAACGAACAGGAGAGAGCATTGACCGGTACGTGGTGTACGCCAGAACTAGAAAAAGCGGAACAGATGGGTTACATGATCCAAACCATTCATGAAGTGTGGCATTTCCAAGAAACGCGAGTAGGCCTGTTCGAAGATTATGTGAACACCTGGCTCAAATTGAAAACGGAAGCTTCAGGCTGGCCTGCATGGTGCGACACAGAGGAAAAGAAACAACTCTACATGACTCAGTTTCAAGAGAGAGAAGGTATTTCCTTAAAATATGAGAAGATTGCCGTCAATCCTGGCCAGCGGGCTTTGGCCAAACTGATGTTAAACTCCATGTGGGGAAAATTTGGGCAGCAAGTGAACAAATTGCAAGTGAAAGAATTCATTGAACCTCAAGCCTTTTGTAGTTTCATGGACAGTGATCAACATGATGTTCGCTGTCAGCTGTATCGACGAACAAAGAGTGGAAGTCCATCATCGCGAGGAAGCGTTATGTGAAATATCTCCCCCAATCTGAATATTTTCGTGGCCTGTTTCACTACCTGCTGGGCGCGCTTGCATCTCTATGAAGCTCTAGAACTGTTGAATGAAAGGGTGTTGTATTTTGATACAGACAGTGTGATTTTTGTGCAATCCCCTGGAGAAGCGGAACCAGTGCTGGGCGATTATTTGGGCGATTTTACCGATGAATTAATTTCAGAGTTTTGCTCGGGGGGCCTAAGAATTATGGGTATCGTACGAAGAAAGACAAGTATTGTTGCAAAGCACGAGGATTTTCATTGACCTTCGAAGGGATGATGCCACTCAATTATGAAGTGTTGCATGAAAACACTTTGAATGAATTGCAAACGCCTTTAGATTCACCTCGAAAAACCCGCGTCGCTCAGACACACAAAATCGTTCGCGTCTCCAAAGACTACCAACTATGGACCAAAGAAGCCCACAAAGAATAAAAGCTGGTATTCAATAAACGTGCTCTGGACCCACGAACAGCGATCACCTATCCGTATGGATATCGAGGACTTCACTCCGAAGATGAAGATCTTATTCTCACAATGGTCGAACTAATGGATGAAGATGATGAATGAAAAAAACAACGCTCTAATTATGTAGTCTCTTTAGGAATTCAAAAGCAACAAAGGCGCTTACAGTTTTTAAAAATCGCTATCACAAGGCTCTCTTAATTTATTtcactgaaaaataaataaataaataaataaaaaaaattgtccacCCAGTGGGATTTGAACCAACAACCTTCGGATTTACAGTCCTACGCTCTAACCAATTGCGCTATGGGCGGCAACTTAGCAATCGACAGGACATGTTCCTTGCTGTAAAATAAGGCTATCTTTCatcatgattttaaaaatgaacATAGGCTATAAGAGAttcactttttcaagttttttattgAAACACACAAAGGGAACAACTAGTCACTAGGACCGT of the Montipora capricornis isolate CH-2021 chromosome 7, ASM3666992v2, whole genome shotgun sequence genome contains:
- the LOC138055346 gene encoding uncharacterized protein, which codes for MADVHQETVLQLQSLSGRGYSVKTIWECEWQKCKNHNPEIAEIVAGYDLEEPLSPRDAFFGGRTNAVRLHYEVYENTYEQIKYYDYTSLYPWTNKTQKTYNKLTFPLCRACVEENIDRPLHGKVSWCGHNEQERALTGTWCTPELEKAEQMGYMIQTIHEVWHFQETRVGLFEDYVNTWLKLKTEASGWPAWCDTEEKKQLYMTQFQEREGISLKYEKIAVNPGQRALAKLMLNSMWGKFGQQVNKLQVKEFIEPQAFCSFMDSDQHDVRCQLYRRTKSGSPSSRGSVM